The following are encoded in a window of Haemorhous mexicanus isolate bHaeMex1 chromosome 7, bHaeMex1.pri, whole genome shotgun sequence genomic DNA:
- the PLEKHA1 gene encoding pleckstrin homology domain-containing family A member 1 isoform X2, which yields MPYVDRQNRICGFLDIEENENSGKFLRRYFILDTQEDNLVWYMDNPQNLPSGSPPVGAIKLTYISKVSDATKLRPKAEFCFVMNAGMRKYFLQANDQQDLVEWVNVLNKATKITVPKQSDPLCQMDHANRQAESPGGKKQVSYRTEIVGGVPIITPTQKEEVSEGSEGADRNYLKRSQSHLPYFAAKHPPDNAIIKAGYCVKQGAVMKNWKRRYFQLDENTIGYFKSELEKEPLRVIPLKEVHKVQECKQSDIMMRDNLFEIVTTSRTFYVQADSPEDMHSWIKAISGAIVAQRGPGRSAASMRQARRLSNPCIQRYTSRTGECSTSIPSLLPSPAMLSVLPAQPQPAHIPQPLTAALWPQPLTPNPLPWRSEDFTSLLPRPSQGATRSRLSLQENQLPK from the exons ATGCCTTATGTGGATCGCCAGAATCGCATCTGTGGTTTCTTAGACATTGAGGAAAATGAGAATAGTGGGAAATTCCTGCGGCGGTACTTCATCCTGGACACGCAGGAGGACAACCTGGTGTGGTACATGGATAACCCACAG AATCTTCCCTCTGGATCTCCACCTGTTGGGGCCATTAAACTTACCTATATTTCAAAG GTTAGCGATGCAACTAAGCTGAGGCCAAAGGCAGAGTTCTGTTTTG TTATGAATGCAGGGATGAGAAAATACTTTCTACAAGCCAATGATCAGCAGGACCTAGTTGAATGGGTAAATGTTCTGAACAAAGCTACCAAAATCACA GTACCAAAGCAGTCTGATCCTCTCTGCCAAATGGATCATGCAAATCGTCAAGCTGAAAGCCCAGGTGGAAAGAAGCAAGTCTCTTACAGGACAGAAATTGTTGGTGGTGTTCCCATCATTACACCCACCCAG AAAGAAGAAGTCAGTGAGGGCAGTGAAGGGGCTGACAGGAATTATTTGAAGCGGTCACAAAGTCACCTTCCTTATTTTGCTGCTAAGCATCCCCCAGATAATGCCATTATCAAAGCTGGTTACTGTGTCAAACAAGGAGCAGTG ATGAAGAACTGGAAGAGAAGATACTTTCAATTAGATGAAAACACAATAGGATATTTCAAGTCTGAACTG GAAAAGGAACCTCTCAGGGTTATACCACTTAAGGAGGTCCATAAAGTTCAGGAATGCAAACAGAG TGATATAATGATGAGAGACAATCTCTTTGAAATTGTAACAACTTCTCGAACCTTTTATGTGCAG GCAGACAGCCCCGAGGACATGCACAGCTGGATCAAGGCCATTTCTGGGGCCATCGTAGCGCAGCGGGGACCGGGCAGATCGGCAGCTTCC ATGCGGCAGGCCAGAAGGCTGTCGAATCCTTGTATACAGAGGTATACATCAAGAACTGGTGAATGCAGCAC GAGCATCCCGAGCCTTCTCCCGAGCCCGGCCATGCTGTCCGTGCTGCCGGCGCAGCCGCAGCCAGCTCACATTCCACAGCCCCTCACGGCAGCCCTctggccccagcccctcaccccaaaccccctgcctTGGAGAAGCGAGGATTTCACGAGTCTTTTACCAAGGCCAAGCCAAGGAGCTACAAGATCCAGGCTGTCGCTCCAAGAGAATCAACTTCCAAAGTGA
- the PLEKHA1 gene encoding pleckstrin homology domain-containing family A member 1 isoform X4, translating to MPYVDRQNRICGFLDIEENENSGKFLRRYFILDTQEDNLVWYMDNPQNLPSGSPPVGAIKLTYISKVSDATKLRPKAEFCFVMNAGMRKYFLQANDQQDLVEWVNVLNKATKITVPKQSDPLCQMDHANRQAESPGGKKQVSYRTEIVGGVPIITPTQKEEVSEGSEGADRNYLKRSQSHLPYFAAKHPPDNAIIKAGYCVKQGAVMKNWKRRYFQLDENTIGYFKSELEKEPLRVIPLKEVHKVQECKQRQTAPRTCTAGSRPFLGPS from the exons ATGCCTTATGTGGATCGCCAGAATCGCATCTGTGGTTTCTTAGACATTGAGGAAAATGAGAATAGTGGGAAATTCCTGCGGCGGTACTTCATCCTGGACACGCAGGAGGACAACCTGGTGTGGTACATGGATAACCCACAG AATCTTCCCTCTGGATCTCCACCTGTTGGGGCCATTAAACTTACCTATATTTCAAAG GTTAGCGATGCAACTAAGCTGAGGCCAAAGGCAGAGTTCTGTTTTG TTATGAATGCAGGGATGAGAAAATACTTTCTACAAGCCAATGATCAGCAGGACCTAGTTGAATGGGTAAATGTTCTGAACAAAGCTACCAAAATCACA GTACCAAAGCAGTCTGATCCTCTCTGCCAAATGGATCATGCAAATCGTCAAGCTGAAAGCCCAGGTGGAAAGAAGCAAGTCTCTTACAGGACAGAAATTGTTGGTGGTGTTCCCATCATTACACCCACCCAG AAAGAAGAAGTCAGTGAGGGCAGTGAAGGGGCTGACAGGAATTATTTGAAGCGGTCACAAAGTCACCTTCCTTATTTTGCTGCTAAGCATCCCCCAGATAATGCCATTATCAAAGCTGGTTACTGTGTCAAACAAGGAGCAGTG ATGAAGAACTGGAAGAGAAGATACTTTCAATTAGATGAAAACACAATAGGATATTTCAAGTCTGAACTG GAAAAGGAACCTCTCAGGGTTATACCACTTAAGGAGGTCCATAAAGTTCAGGAATGCAAACAGAG GCAGACAGCCCCGAGGACATGCACAGCTGGATCAAGGCCATTTCTGGGGCCATCGTAG
- the PLEKHA1 gene encoding pleckstrin homology domain-containing family A member 1 isoform X1, whose amino-acid sequence MPYVDRQNRICGFLDIEENENSGKFLRRYFILDTQEDNLVWYMDNPQNLPSGSPPVGAIKLTYISKVSDATKLRPKAEFCFVMNAGMRKYFLQANDQQDLVEWVNVLNKATKITVPKQSDPLCQMDHANRQAESPGGKKQVSYRTEIVGGVPIITPTQKEEVSEGSEGADRNYLKRSQSHLPYFAAKHPPDNAIIKAGYCVKQGAVMKNWKRRYFQLDENTIGYFKSELEKEPLRVIPLKEVHKVQECKQSDIMMRDNLFEIVTTSRTFYVQADSPEDMHSWIKAISGAIVAQRGPGRSAASEHPEPSPEPGHAVRAAGAAAASSHSTAPHGSPLAPAPHPKPPALEKRGFHESFTKAKPRSYKIQAVAPRESTSKVTDRGPWEPRSKNGTQEQDPGLVDLDDASLPVSDV is encoded by the exons ATGCCTTATGTGGATCGCCAGAATCGCATCTGTGGTTTCTTAGACATTGAGGAAAATGAGAATAGTGGGAAATTCCTGCGGCGGTACTTCATCCTGGACACGCAGGAGGACAACCTGGTGTGGTACATGGATAACCCACAG AATCTTCCCTCTGGATCTCCACCTGTTGGGGCCATTAAACTTACCTATATTTCAAAG GTTAGCGATGCAACTAAGCTGAGGCCAAAGGCAGAGTTCTGTTTTG TTATGAATGCAGGGATGAGAAAATACTTTCTACAAGCCAATGATCAGCAGGACCTAGTTGAATGGGTAAATGTTCTGAACAAAGCTACCAAAATCACA GTACCAAAGCAGTCTGATCCTCTCTGCCAAATGGATCATGCAAATCGTCAAGCTGAAAGCCCAGGTGGAAAGAAGCAAGTCTCTTACAGGACAGAAATTGTTGGTGGTGTTCCCATCATTACACCCACCCAG AAAGAAGAAGTCAGTGAGGGCAGTGAAGGGGCTGACAGGAATTATTTGAAGCGGTCACAAAGTCACCTTCCTTATTTTGCTGCTAAGCATCCCCCAGATAATGCCATTATCAAAGCTGGTTACTGTGTCAAACAAGGAGCAGTG ATGAAGAACTGGAAGAGAAGATACTTTCAATTAGATGAAAACACAATAGGATATTTCAAGTCTGAACTG GAAAAGGAACCTCTCAGGGTTATACCACTTAAGGAGGTCCATAAAGTTCAGGAATGCAAACAGAG TGATATAATGATGAGAGACAATCTCTTTGAAATTGTAACAACTTCTCGAACCTTTTATGTGCAG GCAGACAGCCCCGAGGACATGCACAGCTGGATCAAGGCCATTTCTGGGGCCATCGTAGCGCAGCGGGGACCGGGCAGATCGGCAGCTTCC GAGCATCCCGAGCCTTCTCCCGAGCCCGGCCATGCTGTCCGTGCTGCCGGCGCAGCCGCAGCCAGCTCACATTCCACAGCCCCTCACGGCAGCCCTctggccccagcccctcaccccaaaccccctgcctTGGAGAAGCGAGGATTTCACGAGTCTTTTACCAAGGCCAAGCCAAGGAGCTACAAGATCCAGGCTGTCGCTCCAAGAGAATCAACTTCCAAAGTGACTGACCGGGGCCCCTGGGAACCCCGGAGCAAAAATGGCACTCAGGAACAGGATCCTGGCCTTGTGGATCTGGATGATGCAAGCCTTCCAGTTAGTGATGTGTAG
- the PLEKHA1 gene encoding pleckstrin homology domain-containing family A member 1 isoform X5, whose translation MPYVDRQNRICGFLDIEENENSGKFLRRYFILDTQEDNLVWYMDNPQNLPSGSPPVGAIKLTYISKVSDATKLRPKAEFCFVMNAGMRKYFLQANDQQDLVEWVNVLNKATKITVPKQSDPLCQMDHANRQAESPGGKKQVSYRTEIVGGVPIITPTQKEEVSEGSEGADRNYLKRSQSHLPYFAAKHPPDNAIIKAGYCVKQGAVMKNWKRRYFQLDENTIGYFKSELEKEPLRVIPLKEVHKVQECKQSDIMMRDNLFEIVTTSRTFYVQADSPEDMHSWIKAISGAIVAQRGPGRSAASVTLILALHCVPDAAGQKAVESLYTEEHPEPSPEPGHAVRAAGAAAASSHSTAPHGSPLAPAPHPKPPALEKRGFHESFTKAKPRSYKIQAVAPRESTSKVTDRGPWEPRSKNGTQEQDPGLVDLDDASLPVSDV comes from the exons ATGCCTTATGTGGATCGCCAGAATCGCATCTGTGGTTTCTTAGACATTGAGGAAAATGAGAATAGTGGGAAATTCCTGCGGCGGTACTTCATCCTGGACACGCAGGAGGACAACCTGGTGTGGTACATGGATAACCCACAG AATCTTCCCTCTGGATCTCCACCTGTTGGGGCCATTAAACTTACCTATATTTCAAAG GTTAGCGATGCAACTAAGCTGAGGCCAAAGGCAGAGTTCTGTTTTG TTATGAATGCAGGGATGAGAAAATACTTTCTACAAGCCAATGATCAGCAGGACCTAGTTGAATGGGTAAATGTTCTGAACAAAGCTACCAAAATCACA GTACCAAAGCAGTCTGATCCTCTCTGCCAAATGGATCATGCAAATCGTCAAGCTGAAAGCCCAGGTGGAAAGAAGCAAGTCTCTTACAGGACAGAAATTGTTGGTGGTGTTCCCATCATTACACCCACCCAG AAAGAAGAAGTCAGTGAGGGCAGTGAAGGGGCTGACAGGAATTATTTGAAGCGGTCACAAAGTCACCTTCCTTATTTTGCTGCTAAGCATCCCCCAGATAATGCCATTATCAAAGCTGGTTACTGTGTCAAACAAGGAGCAGTG ATGAAGAACTGGAAGAGAAGATACTTTCAATTAGATGAAAACACAATAGGATATTTCAAGTCTGAACTG GAAAAGGAACCTCTCAGGGTTATACCACTTAAGGAGGTCCATAAAGTTCAGGAATGCAAACAGAG TGATATAATGATGAGAGACAATCTCTTTGAAATTGTAACAACTTCTCGAACCTTTTATGTGCAG GCAGACAGCCCCGAGGACATGCACAGCTGGATCAAGGCCATTTCTGGGGCCATCGTAGCGCAGCGGGGACCGGGCAGATCGGCAGCTTCC GTGACTCTAATCTTAGCTTTGCACTGTGTTCCAGATGCGGCAGGCCAGAAGGCTGTCGAATCCTTGTATACAGAG GAGCATCCCGAGCCTTCTCCCGAGCCCGGCCATGCTGTCCGTGCTGCCGGCGCAGCCGCAGCCAGCTCACATTCCACAGCCCCTCACGGCAGCCCTctggccccagcccctcaccccaaaccccctgcctTGGAGAAGCGAGGATTTCACGAGTCTTTTACCAAGGCCAAGCCAAGGAGCTACAAGATCCAGGCTGTCGCTCCAAGAGAATCAACTTCCAAAGTGACTGACCGGGGCCCCTGGGAACCCCGGAGCAAAAATGGCACTCAGGAACAGGATCCTGGCCTTGTGGATCTGGATGATGCAAGCCTTCCAGTTAGTGATGTGTAG
- the PLEKHA1 gene encoding pleckstrin homology domain-containing family A member 1 isoform X3, whose protein sequence is MPYVDRQNRICGFLDIEENENSGKFLRRYFILDTQEDNLVWYMDNPQNLPSGSPPVGAIKLTYISKVSDATKLRPKAEFCFVMNAGMRKYFLQANDQQDLVEWVNVLNKATKITVPKQSDPLCQMDHANRQAESPGGKKQVSYRTEIVGGVPIITPTQKEEVSEGSEGADRNYLKRSQSHLPYFAAKHPPDNAIIKAGYCVKQGAVMKNWKRRYFQLDENTIGYFKSELEKEPLRVIPLKEVHKVQECKQSDIMMRDNLFEIVTTSRTFYVQADSPEDMHSWIKAISGAIVAQRGPGRSAASMRQARRLSNPCIQRSIPSLLPSPAMLSVLPAQPQPAHIPQPLTAALWPQPLTPNPLPWRSEDFTSLLPRPSQGATRSRLSLQENQLPK, encoded by the exons ATGCCTTATGTGGATCGCCAGAATCGCATCTGTGGTTTCTTAGACATTGAGGAAAATGAGAATAGTGGGAAATTCCTGCGGCGGTACTTCATCCTGGACACGCAGGAGGACAACCTGGTGTGGTACATGGATAACCCACAG AATCTTCCCTCTGGATCTCCACCTGTTGGGGCCATTAAACTTACCTATATTTCAAAG GTTAGCGATGCAACTAAGCTGAGGCCAAAGGCAGAGTTCTGTTTTG TTATGAATGCAGGGATGAGAAAATACTTTCTACAAGCCAATGATCAGCAGGACCTAGTTGAATGGGTAAATGTTCTGAACAAAGCTACCAAAATCACA GTACCAAAGCAGTCTGATCCTCTCTGCCAAATGGATCATGCAAATCGTCAAGCTGAAAGCCCAGGTGGAAAGAAGCAAGTCTCTTACAGGACAGAAATTGTTGGTGGTGTTCCCATCATTACACCCACCCAG AAAGAAGAAGTCAGTGAGGGCAGTGAAGGGGCTGACAGGAATTATTTGAAGCGGTCACAAAGTCACCTTCCTTATTTTGCTGCTAAGCATCCCCCAGATAATGCCATTATCAAAGCTGGTTACTGTGTCAAACAAGGAGCAGTG ATGAAGAACTGGAAGAGAAGATACTTTCAATTAGATGAAAACACAATAGGATATTTCAAGTCTGAACTG GAAAAGGAACCTCTCAGGGTTATACCACTTAAGGAGGTCCATAAAGTTCAGGAATGCAAACAGAG TGATATAATGATGAGAGACAATCTCTTTGAAATTGTAACAACTTCTCGAACCTTTTATGTGCAG GCAGACAGCCCCGAGGACATGCACAGCTGGATCAAGGCCATTTCTGGGGCCATCGTAGCGCAGCGGGGACCGGGCAGATCGGCAGCTTCC ATGCGGCAGGCCAGAAGGCTGTCGAATCCTTGTATACAGAG GAGCATCCCGAGCCTTCTCCCGAGCCCGGCCATGCTGTCCGTGCTGCCGGCGCAGCCGCAGCCAGCTCACATTCCACAGCCCCTCACGGCAGCCCTctggccccagcccctcaccccaaaccccctgcctTGGAGAAGCGAGGATTTCACGAGTCTTTTACCAAGGCCAAGCCAAGGAGCTACAAGATCCAGGCTGTCGCTCCAAGAGAATCAACTTCCAAAGTGA